A portion of the Candidatus Thermoplasmatota archaeon genome contains these proteins:
- a CDS encoding CBS domain-containing protein yields MLDKADLQVPVMEVMSRNLVTVQPKETVDMASKLMKDREIGSLIVVKGGKPVGIVTEKDIVAKVVAEDAKPSAVTVKQIMSSPVKTIHPHESIEDAARLMAKNRIRRLVVLEKEGLLGIVTENDIIKIWPNLIELTREISMISSERPDASGVRGYCELCRAFAYNLQEIQGQLVCRDCRER; encoded by the coding sequence GTGCTAGACAAGGCAGATCTCCAGGTTCCAGTCATGGAAGTGATGTCGCGTAATCTAGTCACAGTGCAGCCGAAGGAGACGGTCGATATGGCCTCCAAACTCATGAAGGACAGGGAGATCGGGAGCCTAATCGTCGTGAAGGGTGGGAAGCCCGTGGGCATTGTCACCGAGAAGGATATCGTGGCGAAGGTCGTGGCCGAGGATGCCAAGCCGTCCGCCGTCACGGTGAAGCAGATAATGAGCAGCCCCGTGAAGACGATCCACCCGCACGAGTCAATCGAGGACGCCGCCAGGCTCATGGCCAAGAACAGGATAAGGAGGCTCGTTGTGCTGGAGAAGGAAGGTCTGCTCGGGATAGTCACGGAGAACGACATCATCAAGATATGGCCGAACCTGATCGAGCTGACCAGGGAGATCTCCATGATATCCTCCGAGAGACCTGATGCCTCAGGGGTGCGGGGCTACTGCGAGCTGTGCAGGGCCTTCGCATATAACCTCCAGGAAATCCAGGGCCAGCTTGTCTGCAGGGATTGTCGCGAAAGATAA
- a CDS encoding TIGR00296 family protein, which produces MYSVEEGERAVLAARKVVESYVRGEVQYDLDLPDGFEEKSGVFVTIDTFPARDLRGCIGYPEPFFPLGEALVKASQEATRDPRFPPLREAELDDIVIEVSLLTPPEEILVRKPREYLKSIEVGRDGLIARKGVFRGLLLPQVAIDWEWSSEEFISQTCMKAGLRSDEWLKGDARIYRFSAEIFGEKTPRGEIEKRVLGGKDDH; this is translated from the coding sequence ATGTATTCGGTGGAGGAGGGGGAACGCGCTGTTCTGGCGGCGCGGAAGGTTGTTGAGAGCTACGTTCGTGGAGAGGTGCAGTACGACCTCGATCTCCCCGATGGTTTCGAGGAGAAGTCGGGCGTCTTCGTCACCATCGACACATTCCCCGCGAGGGACCTCCGGGGGTGCATCGGCTATCCGGAGCCCTTCTTCCCGTTGGGGGAGGCGCTCGTCAAGGCGTCGCAGGAGGCAACTAGGGACCCGAGGTTTCCGCCTTTGAGGGAGGCCGAGCTGGACGATATCGTCATCGAGGTCAGCCTGCTCACGCCACCCGAAGAGATCCTCGTAAGGAAGCCCAGGGAGTACTTGAAGAGCATCGAGGTGGGCAGGGATGGACTTATCGCCAGGAAGGGCGTCTTCAGAGGTCTTCTCCTGCCACAGGTCGCCATCGACTGGGAATGGAGTTCCGAGGAGTTCATATCGCAAACGTGCATGAAGGCAGGGCTGAGGTCGGACGAATGGCTGAAAGGCGACGCGCGGATATACAGGTTCTCCGCGGAGATATTCGGCGAGAAGACGCCCAGAGGGGAGATAGAGAAACGCGTCCTGGGTGGAAAGGATGATCATTGA